The genomic window CATGGTCAGGCATGAGTTTGGCGGCAGCCTGAGCACAAAAAAAGGGGGCACGTTGATTGAGCGCAACCAAATCATCCCAGGTTTGCTGGCTCACGCTGCCAATCGGCGTGCGCGGAAAATCGGCAGCACTATTGACCAAAACTGCCAAGGTGCCACAACGTTCGCCAATTTCCTGAAACATTGTCTCGATTGCAGCCACATCGCGCAGATCGGCGCTATAGGCCCATGCTTCACGCCCAAGCGCCTGAATCTCACGACAAGTTTGGTCGGCCTCAGCCTGCGCCGCATTGTAGTGAATAATTAAATTGTAGCCAGCATGGGCTAATTCAAACGCAATTGATTTGCCCAAACGCCGAGCTCCACCCGTGACGATGGCCCAGCCATGATTCATAATTCGCCCTCTGCTTGCTTCTGAAAAATTAACAAAAATTGATGGACCTGATTGGCGACAAAACTATAGGGATAGCCAAATGGATAGAGCATTGCACTTTGATCGTACCAGATGCGATAGCCACGATAGCGGAGCTGCGATAATTGATACAACGCTGACACAATATCGGCATGGAGCATGTTATGATGCTCTGAGGTTGGTTGCAGATCTTTGACAAACAACACCAAATGGCCGCCAACCCGTAATGGTTGCAAGGTTTGCGCCACAATCGTGGTCAATTCACGCAGAAAGGTTGGATAATCGACATTGCCAAGATCGGCGGGATCATCGGTGAAGGGCGTGGCTGCGCCGTTGCCCTGTTTGCGACGCTGACCAGTCCGCGCTCGACTAAGCATTGAACTATAGGGCGGGTCGGTCAAAACTAAATCAAAGCGTTGTTGTTGAATAGTTGGGCTGTTGAGCACTTCGCGGGCATCGCCTTGCAAGACAGGCAAACGAGCCACATTCAGCGCATCAGCCGCCTGTCCATACAAATCGATATATTGCGGCGATAATTCGATGCCGATTGCTTGGCGTTGGGTTTGGGCACAAGCCAGCAGCGTGCCACCAACCCCAGCAAATGGGTCGAGCACCCAACCGTTGGGCTTGGTAAAAAAACGAATAATTTCGCTGAGCAAGGCTGGTGGTTTAGGCGATGGATGAGCTTTGCGAATATGATGGGCTGCCGAAGCAGGGCCACGGGTTGGGTAGGCACTAGCTAAAATTGGGGCTGACCAAGCTGCCCATTCTTCGGTCGTCAAATCGTTGAGCGGCGTTGGTGGCGTGCCAGTTAGCGCAATCGAACGCGTTGCATAGAGCCACTCGCGCCCCGATAAATCGTTTAACTGGTTGCGACGGTGGGGCTGTTGCGCTTCTGAATCGCTCATAACGGCTCCTTCTTTCGCGGACACACGGGTTGAGCTATTGTAGCATTGAACCAGCAGACCTCAACATTGCCCAAACCAAACTGCCATGAATTTAGAAAAATCATTCTTAAGGAGTACGATAGATGAGCGACCAATCATCACGAGCAGCGTATGCTAATCAAGTACAAATTAGCGGCAGTCCTTACGATTTTACAATCGATTTTGCTTGTGTCGAAGATGTTCGCAATAATACTGCCAGTGTTCAGCCAGTCGCGCGAATTATGATGAGTCCGCAACATACCAAAGTGTTGGCGTTGATGTTACTCAAACATGTGGCGGCCTATGAGCATGCCATTGGCGTAATCGAATTACCAACAGCTTTGCTCAACGATATGAAACTGGGTAACTTAGAACATTTCATCAGCCAAGTCAATCTCAACGAATAATCGGCAGGGACAGAGGAGAAATAGCATGTCAGTCCATTCGAAGTCGTTATCGCCACTACCAACAACCCGCCAACGTTGGTATCAGCGCCTGCCTTTGGGCTGGGCGATCGTAATTGGTTTTTTAATTGTGGGTTTATGTTATCCAGTCATCTACTTTGGGCGCACTGCCGTTCCATTGATCTATATTGATCAAGGCGATCAGGCTATGCTCGATGGCAAATGGGATACCGCGCGTGAAGCCTACAACAAGGCGATGGATTGGAGTGTCGATTATGAGGAGCCATTCGATCTGCGCTGGAGTTTAGCTTTACGCGCTGACGCGATCCAAGCAGCAGTTGATGATTTTGGCGCGGTGATTGCGGCGCATCCTGGGCGGTATATGGCCTATTGCTATCGCGCCGAAGCCTATCTGGAGTTGGATCAACCAAATGCAGCGTTGGCCGATTATCAAGCCTGTCTAGCGCATGATCCTAGCCCAATTTGGCAAGCAACCGCGCGTAACATGATCGATTTTTTGCAAAAATAACTAATGGAATTCGCTGATGCAAGCACTATTGATTATTGGTCATGGGAGTTTATTGGCGGCTTCGGGCGCAACCATGCTACGTTTGGCCGCGCGACTGCGTGAACGGGGTGTTGCCCAATTGGCGGGAGCAGGCTTTCTCAATTATAGCCAACCCGATCTGGCCCAAGCAACTGCTCGTTTGGTAGCGCAAGGCGCAACTGCAATTAGCGTCTTGCCCTATTTTTTGATCGATGGCTATTTTGTCCAAGTGAGTTTACGCCAACAAGTTGAGCAGATTGCCGCCAATTATCCTGATGTGGCTTTTGCTATGGCCCCAGCGTTTGGCGAACACCCCGCCTTGGCCCAACTTGTGCAAAAACGGGCTGATCAAGCATGGCCTGAATTAGATTATGCCCAGGCTGGCTTGTTGGTGATGGTGCATGGTAGCCCACGCCCAGCCTCGAATGCACCGATTGTGGCAGTTGCTGAACGGGTACGCCAAGCAACACCTTGGGCGGCAGTACAGGTCTGTTTTATGGATTTGAACGAGCCAAGTATCGCAGATGCACTTGATAGGCTGGTTGCCCAAGGTTTGGAGCAAATTGTAGCCGTGCCCTATTTTATTCAATTTGGCAGCCATGTGCGCGAAGATCTGCCCGAAATTATTCAGGCAGGCCGTGAACGCAATGCTCATGCCACAATTGTGTTAGCGCAGCATCTCGATTACGACGAATTATTGATCGATGTACTAACCGATCGGGCAGCTGAGCGCCGACCTATTATCAATCTTGGATGAGGCAATAGATGAGTCGTTTTCCAAATAGCCAAGTGCATCGCTGGGATTTAACGCCTGAGCAAGCGATCGAGCTACAACTGCAACTACGCGATCAAGTGCGTTTAGTCGATGATTTTGCCCAGCCACTTCAAACGGTGGCTGGCGTTGATGCTGCCTTTGAAGATGATGGCGCAACGACGCGGGCGGCAATCGTGACCTTGGGTTTTCCAACGCTTCAACCAATCGAAAAAACCTTAGTTCGTCGCCCAACCACATTTCCTTATATTCCTGGCTTATTATCGTTTCGCGAAATTCCGGCAGTGTTGGCGGCCTTGGAGCAATTACAGCAGTTGCCCGCTGTGTTGTTATGCGATGGGATGGGCGTTATGCACCCTCGTCGTTTTGGTATTGCTGCTCACTTGGGTGTTTTGACCAACTTACCAACGATTGGCGTTGGCAAAAGTTATTTATGCGGAACCCACGAACCAGTGCCCGATCAGCAAGGCGCGTGGGTTCCCGTCTATGATGCTGGTGAACAGATTGGGGCGGTTGTACGAACGCGAGTTGGCACAAAGCCACTCTACATCTCGCCTGGTCATCGCGTGAGCCATGCCACGGCTGTTGATTTAGTGTTGCGTTGTACAACCAAATATCGATTGCCCGAAACCACCCGCCACGCCGACCAGCTTTCCAAAGATAAAGCCAACAATGGCGGCCTGCAATTGCCCTAACGATGTAAACATGAGTCAAATGGCTATAGGCGTTAGGCTATCGGAACAGAGATTGCGAATCTTCAATAGCCAATAGCCTTCAGCCCATCGCCATCCTTAGCTCTGCGCCTCTGCGTTAAAATCTTCATCCCTCATCTCATCCTTTTTGGAGATCTAGGCTAAATCTACGCCATGGCCTGCGACATCGGCTAATTGCAGGGTTCCGCCAGTTTGGGCAAAGCCACCAACAAACGGGTGTTCAGCAATAAATAATGGCGTATCAAGATCGATAAAATCGAAGCCGCCATTACCAGCCGCCAGATTGGCCGAAAAGCTCATGGCCAAAATACTTTCAACCATGCCGCCAATCATCAAGCCCAAGCCAGCTGCTTGGGCAATTGCAATCATCTTCAAGCCTTCAGCTACACCAGCCTTCATCAATTTAATGTTAATCACCGAGGCTGTACCTTCGCGGGCAATCCGTAGCACATCGTAAGCCGAACGTGCCGATTCATCGGCGGCCACCGCAAAGCCTGATTGAGCAGTAACTTGGGCCATGCCTGCCCAATCCTCACGTGGCAACGGTTGCTCAAACAACACCATCGGAATTGACTCGGCCTTGCAGGCGGCGCAAAAAGCTAGTGCCCGCTCAACATCATAGCCACAATTGCCATCAACAATTAATGGTGCGGTGGGCGCTGCTTGATGAATTGCCCGCAGCCGCGCCAAATCATAGGCCACATCAACCCCAGCCGTTTTAACTTTGATCGATTTGATGCCACGGGCAAGAATCGCCTTGGCTGAGGCCGCCGCATGCACCTCATCACCTGCGGTAATCGTCATGTCAGTTTCAAGTTGCTTGCTCACGCCGCCAAAAAATACGTGTAATGGCATGTGATAGTGGCGAGTTAGCGCATCGAGTATGGCCATTTCAAGGCCACAACGAGCGGCGGCAGCCTCATGTTCAGCATGATCAAGTGTGGCCGCTAGTTTGCGCCATGCACGCACATCGGCTCCCAGCAAATGGCGTTGCAAGCGCTCAATCGCGGCGATTGTGCCAGCCTGGGTTTCGCCGCTAACCGCTGGAAAAGGAGCCGCCTCGCCTAAACCAAGCGTGCCATCAGCCAACTGAACTTTGACTAAAACATTGGCGGCGACCGCTTGCGCCCCACTGGCAATTGCAAACGGCTCGGTCAAAGGCAAATTAATCGCTTCGGCACTGATGGCTTGAATCGTCGTCGGCATAGCAAAGCTCCTATCCTACAAAGCTGTTGATGCTTGTATTATAGCGGCGTTAGCTGGGCGACCCATGCTTGAACTTCGTTGGTGCGGCGATGGCCGATTGCCTGCAATATTGCTAAACTAGCCTGACCGAATTCTAAGGCTTGCTCAGGCTGCGCTTGGGCCAAATAGGTGCGAGCCAAGCCATAGCCCATCAAGCCTTGCCACTCTTTGAGGCCAATCGCATTGGCTTGCTCGTAGCCTTGCTGAAACTTTTCCAAAGCTAAGCCATAATCAGCTTGCACCAGCCCAAGCTCAGCAAAATTATGCAAATAAAGACAAATAATTAAGGGAATATTCAGGCTGGTTGCAATCGAATAGCCAGCGTTAGCCACATCCAAGGCCTCAGCATACTTAGCTTGCCGCCGAAGCGTTTCGCTCAAATGACCTTGCGAGAACGCGATAATTAATTGATTGCCAACCTGACGGGCTAGCGCTAAACTCTGATTAAGCTGCTGAGACGCTTGCTCATATGCACCTTTATGGTTGCTGATGCTACCCAAATAGACCAATAAAAAGCTCATCCGCTCTTGTTGGCCTTGGCTACGAGCAATTTCAAAAGCTTCGTTGAGGTAGGCCTCAGCTTGATCATCAAGCCCTTGGCGCATACAAATCACGCCTAAATTATTCAACAACTCGCTCATCCGCTCAGGAATATTCAACTGGCGGCAGATCGTCAATCCTTCGGAAAAATAAGCTTTAGCTGCTGAATAATTGCCACGATTGGTTTCAACTGTTCCCAATAAAGCCAAGGCCTTACCTATCACATCAATATAATTTGTTAATCGAGCTGCGGCTAGGGCCACTTGCAAGTCGGCAAGCGCAGCATCGTAAGCTCCACGATTGGAATAAGCAGCCCCACGTTTGACCAAAATATCGGCAATTAGTTCGTTATCCTGATGCGCTTGGGCTATTTCTAAGGCCTGTTCTAAATAGGCATAGGCTTGATCATAAAAGCCTTGGTTAATCGCACTTGCTCCTAAATCATTTAATAGACTAGCTTCGATTAAGCGTGATTGGGCTTGGCGTGCCCGTTGTAAGCCTTGCTCAAAATAATTCATTGCTACCGCATACGATTTAGAAAATGTTGCTAAACGGCCAGCGTACAACAATACTGAAGCAGCACTTTGATGATCATTACTGGTTTGGGTGGCTTCAACTGCCCAATTAGATAAATTATGCCGACGCTCAATATCGCTACTATATTCAATAAAATAGCTAAATGCCGCAGCACTGGCTAAAAATTGTGAATGATTTTCGTTATAGGCGGTTGCCAAAGCATTATAAATATTATCAGCATCCAGCTCAAAAGCAGCGAGATCACGCGGGTTTTCAAGCACAAAATTAAGCCAATAATTCAAAAATCGCTGATGACATTGTTGATAATACAATTGCCAATCAAGATTAGGCTGTTGGATGGTTGGTTCAAGAATGCTCATATCACAACACCTGAGCAATTTCAGAAAGCACAAAATGCTGAGTTAATGGGTGCAAATAGTAGCGTAATTGACCAAAACGCTCGCCTTCATTCAATTCTAATAGCGATAATTTCCACAGCATATCAATACTATGGGCTAATTCAGCCGCAGGTAGGGCGCTAATTTGCTGCATCGCTCGCCAATCGCAGCCATTCGATGGAACAAACCGTGCTAGTGAAACTAATAATTGCTTGGCACTTAGCTCCAGTAGCGTCCATGAACGTTGAAACAGAAACATATAAAACCGCACATAGGCATCTTCATCGCCAGGGTTGAGTTGAGTCACACTTTGAACATGCTGCAACACCAAATCCAATGGCAACGAAGCCAATTGACTGACAACCAATTTCATGGCCAAGGGCGAACCACCAGTTGCCTTGATAATTGGCTGAAGATCGTCGAGACTGGCCTGTTGCAGCCATTGCACGCCTTTTTCGCTCGCATCTTGGCGAATAAACAGCGCTGCTTGTTCAGCTTCCAAGCCAATCAAGTGCACGCTAAATACTTCGCCCTTGAAGCGCTGGCGGCTGGTCAAGATAACTTTGCTTGGCTGCAACAGCGGGCGCAATTTTTCTAATAACACTTGCTGTGGTTCGCCTGAAGTTTCCAAATTATCGAGCACTAACAGGATGGGCTGATGTTTAAGCACCTGTTGCAGCCGTTGAAATTTTTCTTCAACGCTCAACTGAGCTACATCAGCCAAGGCCAATTGCCGCGCCAAATTGGTGATCACGCTATCAAAGGTGAGGGGCTGATTGGGTAAAATGCCGCCGCCCTGCTGAGGCTCAGCGCTAATCCAAATTGGGCGATATTCAGGCTGTTGCACCACAAAACGCTGCATTAAATCCATCGCCAGCGCCGTCTTACCAATACCGCCCATGCCATCAATTGCAATTACCCAATAGCCTTCACGATCACTGAGGTGTTGCAACACTTGGCGCACAAGGCTATCACGGCCAACCAATTGGCGATAGCGTTTGGGCAAATTTGGATCAAGCGCTTTGCTCGCTGCCACTGGTTGGGTTAGCGTTTGAGCTGGTGGATAACCACCAGCCGTCAAAAAAGCCTCGATCCAGCGTTGATCGTGCAAGCCACGTTGTTGCAGCGTGCGGGTCAGTTGCTCCAAATCGGCTAATTTGGTAGGGAGATTACCACGCCGCCAATAATCGATCACGCTGCCGCCATTGCGCCCCATGGCATAGCCCAATTCATCTTGGATCACTTGGAGCGGTTTGGATTCACGCAGGCGAATCTGATAGAGCGCCTCGGTTAATAATTGGGCAAATTTTTCCCCTGAAGCAGGCATAGCAAAC from Chloroflexota bacterium includes these protein-coding regions:
- a CDS encoding SDR family oxidoreductase; protein product: MNHGWAIVTGGARRLGKSIAFELAHAGYNLIIHYNAAQAEADQTCREIQALGREAWAYSADLRDVAAIETMFQEIGERCGTLAVLVNSAADFPRTPIGSVSQQTWDDLVALNQRAPFFCAQAAAKLMPDHGVIVNIADVGGEVPWPSFVPYGMTKAALIMMTRGLALALAPNIRVGAVGPGVALLPDGWQEDSNSLNKIPLKRLGVPEDIAKAVRFIVESPYFTGETIFVDGGRRWA
- a CDS encoding tetratricopeptide repeat protein, with translation MSILEPTIQQPNLDWQLYYQQCHQRFLNYWLNFVLENPRDLAAFELDADNIYNALATAYNENHSQFLASAAAFSYFIEYSSDIERRHNLSNWAVEATQTSNDHQSAASVLLYAGRLATFSKSYAVAMNYFEQGLQRARQAQSRLIEASLLNDLGASAINQGFYDQAYAYLEQALEIAQAHQDNELIADILVKRGAAYSNRGAYDAALADLQVALAAARLTNYIDVIGKALALLGTVETNRGNYSAAKAYFSEGLTICRQLNIPERMSELLNNLGVICMRQGLDDQAEAYLNEAFEIARSQGQQERMSFLLVYLGSISNHKGAYEQASQQLNQSLALARQVGNQLIIAFSQGHLSETLRRQAKYAEALDVANAGYSIATSLNIPLIICLYLHNFAELGLVQADYGLALEKFQQGYEQANAIGLKEWQGLMGYGLARTYLAQAQPEQALEFGQASLAILQAIGHRRTNEVQAWVAQLTPL
- a CDS encoding RsmD family RNA methyltransferase codes for the protein MSDSEAQQPHRRNQLNDLSGREWLYATRSIALTGTPPTPLNDLTTEEWAAWSAPILASAYPTRGPASAAHHIRKAHPSPKPPALLSEIIRFFTKPNGWVLDPFAGVGGTLLACAQTQRQAIGIELSPQYIDLYGQAADALNVARLPVLQGDAREVLNSPTIQQQRFDLVLTDPPYSSMLSRARTGQRRKQGNGAATPFTDDPADLGNVDYPTFLRELTTIVAQTLQPLRVGGHLVLFVKDLQPTSEHHNMLHADIVSALYQLSQLRYRGYRIWYDQSAMLYPFGYPYSFVANQVHQFLLIFQKQAEGEL
- the nfi gene encoding deoxyribonuclease V (cleaves DNA at apurinic or apyrimidinic sites) gives rise to the protein MSRFPNSQVHRWDLTPEQAIELQLQLRDQVRLVDDFAQPLQTVAGVDAAFEDDGATTRAAIVTLGFPTLQPIEKTLVRRPTTFPYIPGLLSFREIPAVLAALEQLQQLPAVLLCDGMGVMHPRRFGIAAHLGVLTNLPTIGVGKSYLCGTHEPVPDQQGAWVPVYDAGEQIGAVVRTRVGTKPLYISPGHRVSHATAVDLVLRCTTKYRLPETTRHADQLSKDKANNGGLQLP
- a CDS encoding dipeptide epimerase is translated as MPTTIQAISAEAINLPLTEPFAIASGAQAVAANVLVKVQLADGTLGLGEAAPFPAVSGETQAGTIAAIERLQRHLLGADVRAWRKLAATLDHAEHEAAAARCGLEMAILDALTRHYHMPLHVFFGGVSKQLETDMTITAGDEVHAAASAKAILARGIKSIKVKTAGVDVAYDLARLRAIHQAAPTAPLIVDGNCGYDVERALAFCAACKAESIPMVLFEQPLPREDWAGMAQVTAQSGFAVAADESARSAYDVLRIAREGTASVINIKLMKAGVAEGLKMIAIAQAAGLGLMIGGMVESILAMSFSANLAAGNGGFDFIDLDTPLFIAEHPFVGGFAQTGGTLQLADVAGHGVDLA
- a CDS encoding sirohydrochlorin chelatase, whose product is MQALLIIGHGSLLAASGATMLRLAARLRERGVAQLAGAGFLNYSQPDLAQATARLVAQGATAISVLPYFLIDGYFVQVSLRQQVEQIAANYPDVAFAMAPAFGEHPALAQLVQKRADQAWPELDYAQAGLLVMVHGSPRPASNAPIVAVAERVRQATPWAAVQVCFMDLNEPSIADALDRLVAQGLEQIVAVPYFIQFGSHVREDLPEIIQAGRERNAHATIVLAQHLDYDELLIDVLTDRAAERRPIINLG
- a CDS encoding DUF3467 domain-containing protein, with product MSDQSSRAAYANQVQISGSPYDFTIDFACVEDVRNNTASVQPVARIMMSPQHTKVLALMLLKHVAAYEHAIGVIELPTALLNDMKLGNLEHFISQVNLNE